A genome region from Akkermansiaceae bacterium includes the following:
- a CDS encoding ATP-dependent DNA helicase RecQ: MEGVLKKALVKAPGAALKEHFGFSKFLDGQEEVISEIVSGKDGLVVMPTGGGKSLCFQIPALCFPGVTLVISPLIALMKDQVDALQARGIAATLINSTLSWPEQKERLDGMKRGDFKLVYVAPERFRAESFLRALEGVEISLFAIDEAHCLSQWGHDFRPDYMRLGKALEKIGRPQCVALTATATPVVREDILKVLGLREPFERVSGFSRPNLSLGITAVDKAAQKDERIRAVISAHKTGIIYCATRKKVDLVSETLASWGVKCVSYHGGMGDAERVKAQEIFISKKVDIAVATNAFGMGIDRGDVRFVIHYEIPGSVEAYYQEAGRAGRDGEAAVCELLFNYADTRTQEFFIDGANPSATTVRQIYQYLLNEADDNHEVFRTLEDIAEHADVKNSMAVGSALTILARGRFIERFDVKAKRMRGTRLLKPELLVRDMKLDEEAMEAKDARDREKLKAMVEMCYARTCRQQWILQYFGEADAATCGNCDMCRDRSAGDFRKPTAEEGMMVKKALAGVARMSRKRGGGWEGIYGKGRIIQMLSGSKSQEILNNRLDQLTTYGILADKTTGYLNGLFRSMAEEGLVITQTGEYPLMTLSDKGEAVMLGKATFELRWPDEVAKPQGLEAQDFDPQLYAMLKDLRFKLAKKHGVPQYIVFSNKVLEALTRYMPPDVGHALAVPGIGEGKAQTYLPPFLEMIRTYRAMR, encoded by the coding sequence GTGGAGGGGGTACTCAAAAAAGCATTGGTCAAGGCACCGGGCGCGGCGCTGAAAGAGCATTTCGGCTTCTCCAAATTCCTCGACGGCCAGGAGGAGGTGATTTCCGAGATCGTTTCCGGAAAGGACGGGCTGGTGGTGATGCCGACGGGCGGGGGGAAATCCCTGTGTTTCCAGATCCCGGCGCTGTGTTTTCCTGGCGTGACCCTGGTGATTTCCCCGCTGATCGCTTTGATGAAGGATCAGGTGGATGCGCTGCAGGCGCGCGGGATCGCGGCGACGCTGATCAACTCCACCCTGTCCTGGCCGGAGCAGAAGGAGCGGCTCGACGGGATGAAGCGCGGGGATTTCAAGCTGGTGTATGTCGCTCCGGAAAGGTTCCGGGCGGAGAGTTTCCTGCGGGCGCTGGAGGGGGTGGAGATCTCGCTGTTTGCGATTGATGAGGCGCACTGCCTTTCGCAGTGGGGGCATGATTTCAGGCCGGATTACATGCGCCTGGGGAAGGCCTTGGAGAAAATCGGCAGGCCGCAGTGCGTTGCGCTGACCGCGACAGCGACCCCGGTGGTCAGGGAAGACATCCTGAAAGTGCTCGGTCTGCGGGAGCCCTTCGAGCGGGTAAGCGGTTTCTCAAGGCCCAACCTTTCGCTTGGGATCACGGCGGTGGACAAGGCGGCGCAGAAGGACGAGCGGATCAGGGCGGTCATCTCCGCCCACAAGACCGGCATCATCTACTGCGCGACGCGGAAGAAGGTGGATCTGGTTTCCGAAACGCTGGCCAGCTGGGGGGTGAAATGCGTTTCCTACCACGGCGGTATGGGAGATGCGGAGCGGGTGAAGGCGCAGGAGATTTTCATTTCCAAGAAAGTCGATATCGCGGTGGCCACGAACGCGTTCGGGATGGGCATCGACCGGGGGGATGTGCGTTTCGTGATCCATTACGAGATCCCGGGGAGCGTCGAGGCATACTACCAGGAGGCTGGGCGCGCCGGGCGGGATGGGGAGGCGGCGGTGTGTGAGCTATTGTTCAACTATGCGGATACCCGCACCCAAGAGTTTTTCATCGACGGGGCGAACCCTTCCGCGACGACAGTTAGGCAGATCTATCAGTATCTGCTCAACGAAGCGGACGATAACCACGAGGTTTTCCGGACGCTGGAGGACATCGCGGAGCACGCGGATGTGAAAAACTCGATGGCCGTAGGCAGTGCGCTGACCATCCTCGCGCGGGGGCGTTTCATCGAGAGATTCGATGTGAAGGCGAAGCGGATGCGGGGCACGCGATTGCTGAAGCCGGAGCTTTTGGTGCGGGACATGAAGCTTGATGAGGAGGCGATGGAGGCCAAGGACGCCCGCGACCGCGAGAAGCTCAAGGCGATGGTGGAGATGTGCTACGCGCGCACCTGCCGCCAGCAGTGGATCCTGCAATATTTTGGCGAGGCCGATGCGGCGACCTGCGGCAACTGTGACATGTGCCGGGACAGGAGCGCGGGAGATTTCCGGAAGCCCACGGCGGAGGAAGGGATGATGGTGAAAAAGGCGCTTGCAGGGGTTGCGCGGATGTCGCGGAAGCGCGGCGGCGGCTGGGAGGGCATCTATGGGAAAGGACGCATCATACAGATGCTCTCCGGCAGCAAGTCCCAGGAAATCCTCAACAACCGCCTCGACCAGCTCACCACCTACGGCATCCTCGCCGACAAGACCACGGGCTACCTCAACGGCCTTTTCCGTTCCATGGCGGAGGAGGGGCTGGTCATCACCCAGACCGGCGAGTATCCCCTGATGACCCTTTCGGACAAGGGTGAGGCGGTCATGCTGGGGAAAGCCACCTTCGAGCTGCGCTGGCCGGACGAGGTGGCCAAGCCGCAGGGCCTGGAGGCACAGGATTTCGACCCGCAGCTATACGCCATGCTCAAGGATCTGCGCTTCAAGCTCGCGAAAAAGCACGGGGTGCCGCAATACATCGTTTTCTCCAACAAGGTGCTTGAGGCGCTCACCCGATACATGCCCCCGGATGTGGGGCATGCGCTCGCCGTGCCGGGCATAGGCGAGGGCAAGGCGCAGACCTACCTGCCGCCTTTCCTGGAAATGATCCGCACCTACCGTGCCATGCGGTGA
- a CDS encoding helix-turn-helix domain-containing protein — protein sequence MTEESLGKILRSARESAEITVDDAVYRARLPRAVVEALEADDFGFFTSPLYARSFLRQYGDYLNLDVSQWIEDLVPTTLIDSEAVESFIDLSETDSAPVIREKPKEKSSGGGAMAAVWMALITGGLVFGGMEVYKRLDDQLSPPAPTAPPAPPIQQAAAPEPAPAPQDAAETEEKSVATAQPEPPKRAIIVEE from the coding sequence ATGACGGAAGAAAGCCTCGGCAAAATCCTGCGCAGCGCACGCGAATCCGCCGAAATCACCGTGGATGACGCAGTGTATCGCGCCCGGTTGCCCCGTGCCGTCGTCGAGGCGCTGGAGGCCGATGACTTCGGGTTCTTCACCAGCCCGCTCTATGCCCGCAGCTTCCTCCGGCAATACGGCGACTATCTCAACCTGGATGTCAGCCAGTGGATCGAAGACCTTGTGCCGACTACGCTGATCGACTCAGAGGCCGTTGAGTCTTTCATCGACCTCTCGGAAACCGATTCCGCCCCCGTCATCCGCGAGAAGCCGAAGGAGAAAAGCTCGGGTGGCGGGGCGATGGCCGCGGTGTGGATGGCCCTGATCACCGGCGGGCTGGTTTTCGGGGGGATGGAGGTGTACAAGAGGCTCGATGACCAGCTTTCACCGCCCGCCCCAACCGCCCCGCCCGCCCCTCCAATCCAGCAGGCCGCAGCACCGGAGCCCGCGCCCGCGCCGCAGGACGCTGCGGAGACGGAGGAGAAGTCCGTGGCAACCGCCCAACCCGAACCGCCGAAGCGCGCGATCATCGTCGAGGAATAG
- the bamA gene encoding outer membrane protein assembly factor BamA, producing the protein MTKIKTFPARARLTSRIALFALALFAAFAGQLHAQDFEGKNITEVAIRYRGAKTVDEARIRNLMSTKAGSQYRAERLDNDIKTLFESGLIDDVRFLAESVGGGVRVIADVLTRPAVNGVGFVGNTIFSDQKLAKETKLKSGGAMGDAEILEARRNIEKYYQGYGYPDVLVSHRTQATGQPGLSDLIFVIDEGAKNEVRKIRFEGNSVFTSKELRKEMKTKPKGWFSWLTKSGRFESYQLDEDLDAVLDYYRDRGYLRASSPGIRRDPVGDGRVDLVVPINEGEKYTVDGVSFGRMTVFKAEELYPSMKLVGGDAYSSSEMRDDIKTIRSFYGSRGYADAVVSPDIKDAGPNKVTIKYQVSEGSRYKVGKVNIQGNTKTKDKVIRREVPLKPGDWFNTVELETTKARLENLQYFGSVEASGTPGGGGYRDVDILVEERNTGSVGVGIGFSTDANIVGFLSLEQTNFDLFNPWAFTGGGQRFGMNLRLGTEQTDFSVSLVEPWFLDRRLSLGGELFFRQNQFFSDVYEQTNAGGAIYVRKPLTEKSSLKLEYRLEQVGIDVDAGATAFFKANVTDGDFIRSAVTASYLYDNRDSTIEPRKGERFDISLGMAGGIFGGDVDIINFSALGSKYWNLKWDTILSVNGELAFVDAINGTVPVFDRLFLGGGRTMRGFEFRDIGGPRDNGAGGSGEVVGGQSLGFLSVEYTVPIIDTVRAAVFYDIGFVNDGSWDLSPGDVYSDIGLGFRLKLPISPIPLALDYAVPVSSPDNAADKGGQFNFYLNYEY; encoded by the coding sequence ATGACCAAGATAAAAACTTTCCCGGCGCGTGCCAGGTTGACATCACGCATCGCTCTCTTCGCACTGGCGCTTTTCGCCGCATTCGCAGGCCAGCTCCATGCCCAGGATTTCGAGGGGAAAAACATCACGGAAGTGGCCATCCGCTACCGCGGCGCCAAGACAGTCGATGAAGCCCGCATCCGCAACCTCATGTCCACCAAGGCCGGCTCCCAATACCGCGCCGAGCGCCTTGACAACGACATCAAGACCCTCTTCGAGTCCGGCCTGATCGATGACGTGCGTTTCCTCGCGGAGTCCGTCGGCGGCGGTGTCCGGGTCATCGCGGATGTCCTCACCCGCCCGGCGGTCAACGGTGTCGGATTCGTCGGCAACACGATCTTCTCGGACCAGAAACTGGCCAAGGAAACCAAGCTGAAATCCGGCGGAGCCATGGGCGACGCGGAAATCCTGGAAGCCCGCCGCAACATCGAGAAATACTACCAGGGCTACGGCTACCCCGATGTGCTTGTCAGCCACCGCACCCAGGCCACCGGCCAGCCGGGTCTGTCCGACCTGATCTTCGTGATCGACGAAGGGGCGAAAAACGAGGTCCGCAAGATCCGCTTCGAGGGCAACAGCGTCTTCACCTCCAAGGAACTGCGCAAGGAAATGAAGACCAAGCCCAAGGGCTGGTTCTCCTGGCTCACCAAGTCCGGCCGCTTCGAGTCCTACCAACTCGACGAGGATCTCGATGCCGTCCTCGATTACTACCGTGACAGGGGATACCTCCGCGCCAGCAGCCCCGGCATCCGCCGCGATCCCGTCGGCGATGGCCGGGTCGATCTCGTGGTTCCCATCAACGAGGGCGAGAAATACACCGTTGACGGTGTCAGCTTCGGCAGGATGACCGTTTTCAAGGCCGAGGAACTCTATCCCTCCATGAAACTCGTCGGCGGTGATGCCTATTCCTCCTCGGAAATGCGCGACGACATCAAGACGATCCGCAGCTTCTACGGCTCGCGCGGCTACGCGGATGCCGTGGTTTCCCCCGACATCAAGGATGCCGGCCCGAACAAGGTGACGATCAAATACCAGGTTTCCGAAGGCTCCCGCTACAAGGTGGGCAAGGTCAACATCCAGGGCAACACCAAGACCAAGGACAAGGTCATCCGCCGCGAGGTGCCGCTCAAGCCCGGAGACTGGTTCAACACCGTCGAGCTGGAAACCACCAAGGCACGCCTCGAGAACCTCCAATACTTCGGAAGCGTCGAGGCCAGCGGCACGCCCGGCGGCGGCGGCTACCGCGATGTCGATATCCTCGTCGAGGAGCGAAACACCGGCTCCGTCGGCGTCGGCATAGGCTTCAGCACGGATGCGAACATCGTGGGCTTCCTCAGCCTTGAGCAGACAAACTTCGACCTGTTCAACCCATGGGCATTCACCGGCGGCGGCCAGCGCTTCGGGATGAATCTGCGCCTCGGAACCGAGCAAACCGATTTCAGCGTCTCGCTCGTGGAGCCTTGGTTCCTTGACAGGCGCCTTTCCCTCGGCGGCGAGCTGTTCTTCCGCCAGAACCAGTTCTTCAGCGACGTGTACGAGCAGACCAACGCGGGCGGTGCGATCTATGTCCGCAAGCCGCTAACCGAGAAATCCTCGCTCAAGCTTGAATACCGCCTGGAGCAGGTCGGGATCGATGTGGATGCTGGAGCCACCGCATTCTTCAAGGCAAACGTGACGGACGGTGATTTCATCCGCAGCGCGGTGACAGCCAGCTACCTCTACGACAACCGCGATAGCACCATCGAGCCCCGCAAGGGCGAGCGCTTTGATATCTCCCTCGGCATGGCCGGGGGGATCTTCGGCGGCGATGTGGATATCATCAATTTCTCCGCCCTGGGATCGAAATACTGGAACCTCAAATGGGACACCATCCTCTCCGTCAACGGCGAACTCGCCTTCGTGGACGCCATCAACGGCACCGTCCCCGTCTTTGACCGCCTCTTCCTCGGCGGCGGGCGCACCATGCGCGGCTTCGAGTTCCGCGACATCGGCGGCCCAAGGGATAACGGTGCAGGCGGCTCCGGCGAGGTCGTCGGCGGCCAGTCGCTGGGCTTCCTCAGCGTCGAATACACCGTGCCCATCATCGATACGGTTCGCGCCGCCGTGTTCTATGACATCGGCTTTGTGAACGACGGCTCATGGGATCTCTCCCCGGGCGACGTATACAGCGACATCGGCCTCGGTTTCCGCCTCAAGCTGCCGATCAGCCCCATCCCCCTCGCCCTGGACTACGCCGTGCCTGTCAGTTCCCCGGACAATGCCGCAGACAAGGGTGGCCAGTTCAACTTCTACCTCAACTACGAGTACTAG
- a CDS encoding rhomboid family intramembrane serine protease, translated as MIPPVSPETDKEMGGNSGRIGRSLRQMRNAQATWTLVRMLVLVQAVPVVWDLLDPMAGKLSLAQHHLGLTARDFLSGSFWQPISHALIHGNWPHLLANAACLILLGPKLEHIVPKRTFWLLALSSALAGAVFFMLLTPALPGADAPILVGASSICFGFLVLLTTLSPESRFLPLFLSGKSIGLGVILTNLILALLHPDLSTGPLAGWGRQLSEGHLAGLFQISHACHFGGSLAGYLCGKYLLRPRVSLASLKRAREKQEASERRRK; from the coding sequence ATGATCCCGCCCGTCAGCCCGGAAACCGACAAGGAGATGGGCGGCAACTCCGGCCGCATCGGCAGGAGCCTGCGGCAGATGCGGAATGCGCAGGCCACATGGACGCTGGTGCGGATGCTGGTCCTGGTGCAGGCGGTTCCCGTCGTATGGGATCTGCTTGACCCGATGGCGGGCAAGCTCTCGCTCGCCCAGCATCACCTCGGCCTGACAGCAAGGGATTTTCTCTCCGGCTCCTTCTGGCAGCCCATTTCCCACGCGCTGATCCATGGAAACTGGCCGCATCTCCTGGCCAACGCCGCCTGCCTCATCCTCCTCGGGCCAAAGCTTGAGCACATCGTGCCGAAGCGGACGTTCTGGCTGCTGGCGCTATCCTCTGCATTGGCCGGAGCTGTGTTTTTCATGCTTCTCACTCCAGCGCTCCCGGGTGCCGATGCACCCATCCTGGTGGGAGCCTCTTCCATCTGCTTCGGCTTCCTTGTCCTGCTCACCACGCTCTCGCCGGAATCAAGGTTCCTGCCACTTTTCCTGAGCGGAAAATCCATAGGCCTGGGCGTCATCCTGACGAACCTCATCCTCGCCCTGCTCCATCCGGATCTGTCAACGGGCCCGCTGGCCGGATGGGGAAGGCAGCTTTCCGAGGGTCATCTCGCCGGGCTTTTCCAGATCAGCCATGCTTGTCATTTCGGCGGGTCGCTGGCGGGCTACCTGTGCGGGAAATATCTTCTCAGGCCGCGTGTCAGCCTGGCATCCCTGAAACGGGCGAGGGAAAAACAGGAGGCCTCGGAAAGACGGCGGAAATGA
- a CDS encoding NADH-quinone oxidoreductase subunit C yields MSAVLESDIPALREALGEGILSENEFRGENTLNLSLEALPKALTLCKETLGYELLLDISSLDHFGEDPRFEVVYELASLDDSRHLRLKAKVSEDESVPTATPLWEAADWHEREVWDMMGIPFSDHPNLKRILMWEGYPFFPLRKDFPLAGRPTDMPDVAFTGVAPLEGGPFVTSPGAETIAKREPRARHQE; encoded by the coding sequence ATGTCCGCCGTCCTCGAATCCGACATTCCCGCCCTGCGCGAAGCGCTGGGGGAAGGCATCCTTTCCGAAAACGAATTCCGCGGCGAGAACACCCTGAACCTCAGCCTGGAAGCCCTTCCGAAAGCCCTGACGCTCTGCAAGGAGACGCTCGGCTACGAGCTGCTGCTGGACATTTCCTCGCTCGACCACTTCGGCGAGGATCCGCGCTTCGAGGTCGTCTATGAGCTCGCATCCCTGGACGACAGCCGCCATCTGCGCCTGAAGGCCAAGGTCTCCGAGGATGAGTCCGTCCCCACCGCCACCCCCCTCTGGGAAGCTGCGGACTGGCATGAGCGCGAGGTCTGGGACATGATGGGCATCCCATTTTCCGATCACCCAAACCTGAAACGCATCCTCATGTGGGAGGGCTACCCGTTCTTCCCCTTGAGAAAGGATTTCCCCCTCGCCGGCCGCCCCACCGACATGCCGGATGTCGCCTTCACCGGCGTCGCACCGCTGGAGGGCGGCCCCTTCGTCACCTCACCAGGTGCGGAAACCATCGCCAAGCGCGAGCCGCGAGCCAGGCACCAGGAGTAG
- the nuoB gene encoding NADH-quinone oxidoreductase subunit NuoB, whose translation METLETLSTHAAYDSKIEGNIIFTRVDAAINWMRKNSLWPMPMGLACCAIELMATASSRFDISRFGMEVMRFSPRQADVMIVAGTVTYKMALAVKRVWDQMPEPKWCIAMGACASSGGMYRSYAVLQGIDQLIPVDVYISGCPPRPEALIEGLMKLQEKIELEHSTEDQKRTFFEENA comes from the coding sequence ATGGAAACGCTCGAAACCCTATCCACCCACGCCGCCTACGATTCCAAGATCGAGGGCAACATCATCTTCACCCGAGTCGATGCGGCGATCAACTGGATGCGCAAGAACTCGCTCTGGCCCATGCCGATGGGTTTGGCATGCTGCGCGATCGAGCTGATGGCGACAGCCTCGTCGCGCTTCGACATCTCGCGCTTCGGCATGGAGGTGATGCGCTTTTCGCCGCGCCAGGCGGATGTGATGATCGTGGCCGGAACCGTGACCTACAAGATGGCGCTCGCCGTGAAACGGGTCTGGGACCAGATGCCGGAGCCGAAATGGTGCATCGCCATGGGTGCCTGCGCCTCCTCCGGCGGCATGTACCGTTCCTACGCAGTGCTCCAGGGCATCGACCAGCTCATCCCCGTGGACGTTTACATCTCCGGCTGTCCTCCGCGGCCCGAAGCGCTCATCGAGGGTCTCATGAAACTCCAGGAGAAAATCGAACTGGAGCACTCCACCGAAGACCAGAAGCGCACCTTCTTCGAAGAGAACGCCTGA
- a CDS encoding right-handed parallel beta-helix repeat-containing protein: MTALSCTLFLAAVARAADYHFDASNGDDAAAGTSPEQAWRSLGKASSVDLKPGDRLLFKAGERWSGQLSLKGGGTPEAPVKVAGYGEGSRPRIDGNGKVAAAVFLENVHGIEVRGLELTNSGPTRKQGRFGIQVKNESPPVARHIVIADLYVHDVNGALAKTHFSGAAIQLDVTTDKPVRFDGVLIENCHIRHCSRNGILVRGGQFRPHWNPSTGVVIRNNLIEGVGGDGIVPSYCDGALVEWNTMRDCPRYGEEGGAAAGIWPFSCDNTILQFNEVSGHKAWIDAQAFDCDYNCNNTTYRYNYGHGNEGGFMLMCSPGIKNHGWLVHNAWNRGSIVRHNLSINDGSRTTGGEKHYFSPTFSITGETTQDSIIRDNLIIIPKKADPRMDTDLIQFGEWGGKAPVNTLIRDNTFVLAPGQKGTFSFDRAKGVRIEGNKFFGEVAAITGTAQVKARDNHFQVTAPDAVEIRGTAEELAAFRDFLEKKGNPQEQQGIRIKWAEN, translated from the coding sequence TTGACAGCCCTTTCATGCACCCTGTTCCTTGCCGCAGTGGCGCGGGCTGCGGACTACCACTTCGATGCCAGCAACGGGGACGATGCGGCTGCCGGAACCTCTCCGGAGCAGGCATGGCGGAGCCTCGGGAAAGCCTCCTCCGTTGACTTGAAACCCGGAGACCGCCTGCTTTTCAAGGCCGGCGAAAGGTGGAGCGGCCAGCTCAGCCTCAAAGGCGGCGGCACTCCGGAAGCACCGGTGAAGGTTGCCGGCTACGGCGAGGGAAGCCGCCCGCGCATCGACGGCAATGGCAAGGTCGCCGCCGCCGTTTTCCTGGAAAATGTGCATGGCATCGAAGTCCGCGGCCTTGAGCTCACCAACTCCGGCCCCACCCGCAAGCAGGGGCGCTTCGGCATCCAGGTGAAGAACGAAAGCCCGCCCGTGGCGCGGCACATCGTCATCGCGGATCTCTATGTCCACGATGTGAACGGGGCGCTCGCGAAAACCCATTTCTCCGGAGCCGCCATCCAGCTCGACGTAACAACGGACAAGCCCGTCCGTTTCGACGGTGTCCTGATCGAGAACTGCCACATCCGGCACTGCTCGCGCAACGGCATCCTCGTCCGCGGCGGACAGTTCCGCCCGCACTGGAACCCTTCCACAGGTGTCGTGATCCGCAACAACCTCATCGAAGGCGTCGGCGGGGATGGCATCGTCCCCTCCTACTGCGATGGCGCGCTCGTCGAGTGGAATACCATGCGGGATTGCCCCCGCTACGGCGAGGAGGGCGGAGCCGCCGCCGGCATCTGGCCGTTTTCCTGCGACAACACCATCCTGCAGTTCAACGAGGTCAGCGGCCACAAGGCTTGGATCGACGCGCAGGCATTCGATTGCGACTACAATTGCAACAACACCACCTACCGCTACAACTACGGCCACGGCAACGAGGGCGGTTTCATGCTCATGTGCTCGCCGGGAATCAAGAATCACGGCTGGCTCGTCCACAATGCCTGGAACCGTGGCTCCATCGTCCGGCACAACCTCAGCATCAACGACGGCAGCCGCACCACCGGCGGCGAGAAGCATTATTTCTCCCCCACTTTCTCCATCACCGGGGAAACCACCCAGGACTCCATCATCCGGGACAACCTCATCATCATCCCGAAAAAGGCCGACCCGAGGATGGACACCGACCTGATCCAGTTCGGCGAGTGGGGAGGCAAGGCACCCGTGAACACCCTGATCCGGGATAACACCTTCGTCCTCGCCCCCGGCCAGAAAGGCACCTTCTCCTTCGACCGGGCGAAGGGCGTTCGCATCGAGGGAAACAAATTCTTCGGCGAGGTCGCCGCCATCACAGGCACGGCGCAGGTGAAAGCCCGCGACAACCATTTCCAGGTTACGGCTCCCGATGCGGTGGAAATCCGTGGCACGGCAGAGGAACTCGCAGCGTTCCGGGATTTCCTCGAAAAGAAGGGCAACCCGCAGGAGCAACAGGGCATAAGGATCAAATGGGCGGAAAACTGA
- a CDS encoding DUF2071 domain-containing protein codes for MRIPAISGIIRRRILLNYRVSPDIAAALVPSRFRPKLVRGHAIAGICLIRLEEIRPKGLPGFLGISSENSAHRIAVEWEGDDGEAREGVFVPRRDTGSRLNSLAGGRLFPGVHHFSEFRAIDRDGNISLRVDAGDATPLVDLELRGSCDFPGTSVFASLTEASEFFEAGCIGYSARPDSCRLDGLLLKASGWKVSPLEVLRAASSFYDDPSIFPPGSIALDHALLMRDISHEWHSEPEMRSDG; via the coding sequence ATGAGAATCCCCGCGATCAGTGGCATCATCAGGCGACGCATCCTTCTGAATTACAGGGTTTCCCCGGATATCGCGGCAGCACTTGTTCCTTCCAGGTTCCGTCCCAAGCTGGTGCGCGGCCATGCCATTGCGGGGATTTGCCTGATCCGCCTTGAGGAGATCCGCCCCAAGGGCTTGCCGGGGTTCCTGGGGATTTCCAGCGAGAACTCGGCGCACCGCATCGCGGTGGAATGGGAGGGCGATGACGGTGAGGCGCGCGAGGGAGTCTTCGTGCCGCGCCGCGATACCGGTTCGCGCCTGAATTCCCTGGCGGGTGGGAGGCTGTTTCCCGGAGTCCATCATTTTTCCGAATTCCGGGCAATCGACCGCGATGGGAACATCTCGCTGCGGGTGGACGCGGGTGATGCCACGCCGCTCGTGGATCTCGAACTCAGGGGTTCCTGCGATTTCCCCGGCACATCTGTCTTTGCATCGCTAACGGAAGCATCGGAGTTCTTTGAGGCGGGATGCATCGGATACTCGGCGCGGCCGGATTCCTGCAGGCTCGACGGGCTGCTGCTGAAAGCCAGCGGCTGGAAAGTCTCGCCGCTCGAAGTGCTGCGGGCGGCATCCTCGTTTTACGATGACCCCTCGATATTCCCTCCCGGAAGCATCGCCCTGGATCATGCCCTGCTCATGCGGGACATTTCCCATGAGTGGCACTCCGAGCCGGAGATGAGATCGGACGGCTGA